The DNA sequence CGGCCCGGCGATCCGCTGCACGGGCGCGCCGACGGTGTGCACCTCATCGCCGTGGACGCGACCACGCGCCGCGCGACGATCGTCAACATCCCCCGCGACGCGTCCGTCGGGGGGCAGAAGCTGTCCGACCTGCTCTACTACCTCGGACCCGACGCCTTCACCGCAAGGGTCGCGGAGTTCGCCGGGGTGCGCATCGACTACTGGGCGCTCATGACCTTCCGGTCCATCGAGGACGTCGTCGACGGGCTGGGCGGCGTCGACGTGCACATCCCCCAGCCCATGCACGACGCCTTCTCCGGGTCGAAGTTCCCCGCGGGGCCCCAGCGGCTCGCCGGGCACCAGGCCCTCGCCTACGTGCGCGACCGCAAGTCCGTGGCCGGCGGCGACTTCGGGCGCAGCGCCAACCACGGCAACCTCATGCGCTTCGCGCACGCGCAGGTGCGCGGAAACGTGACGAACCTGCCGGAGCTCGGCCGCATGGTCGCCCTGTTCGCCCGCAACACCGTGACGAACATCCCCCGCTCCGAGCTCCTGCCGCTCGCGCGGCTCGCGCTGATGATCGAGCCGGGTGACGTGCGCCAGACCGCCCTGCAGGGCACCTTCGGGTTCGGCCCCGGCGGCGCGTCCGTCGTGCACGTGCAGCCCGGCGACGCGTTCGACCGCATCCGGGCGGGCCAGGTCGGTCCCTGAGGGACCGGCGAGCTCGGCGCTGCGGACCGGGCGCCGCGGCGCACTATCCTTGCGCCGCAATC is a window from the Egibacteraceae bacterium genome containing:
- a CDS encoding LCP family protein; protein product: MRRLALAVVVAGCLLGLAASAFATAALRASVHPAHAQDGLLTILAIGSDIGPPHRPGDPLHGRADGVHLIAVDATTRRATIVNIPRDASVGGQKLSDLLYYLGPDAFTARVAEFAGVRIDYWALMTFRSIEDVVDGLGGVDVHIPQPMHDAFSGSKFPAGPQRLAGHQALAYVRDRKSVAGGDFGRSANHGNLMRFAHAQVRGNVTNLPELGRMVALFARNTVTNIPRSELLPLARLALMIEPGDVRQTALQGTFGFGPGGASVVHVQPGDAFDRIRAGQVGP